From the Malus domestica chromosome 17, GDT2T_hap1 genome, one window contains:
- the LOC139193775 gene encoding uncharacterized protein isoform X2, with the protein MLPLIFLFFFFCSVDVTRSFPADADLSNCTQTFDCGPFRNLTYPFTGRARPSYCGPPEFHLSCIDDTPELTIAALSYRVLKLDPVHENLTLARSDLWNSTCTDKLGNSTLESEFFTYDDDDDMDVTIFYGCNSTLISPKPENWFFCDLNLTFDDAYYVIGPAPLDPIMSGFKCSVGITVPILKTTAAVLVGNRSLFGEAIKTGFNVHYTNPYEKQCAKCLNVNGLCGFDSDKNRPVCICGNRVCNPAGKGKPIKLIGSLTVVCFIGVLGAIVFGFCRMRAKQKGHIKLTRKHIKITRDTLQEYIGGKHDLSELMIYDFDSILVATDNFSIENKLGQGGFGPVYWGKLAEGKEIAVKRLSSTSGQGVVEFKNEMLLISNLQHKNLVRIMGCCVKEDEKLLIYEFMPNKSLDTFLFDSTRRAVLDWGTRFNIIQGVARGLVYLHHDSYLKILDWHVQLKGHRI; encoded by the exons ATGCTCCCActcatcttccttttctttttcttctgctcCGTCGACGTTACGAGATCATTCCCCGCCGATGCCGACCTCTCCAACTGCACCCAAACCTTCGACTGCGGGCCCTTCCGGAACCTCACCTACCCCTTCACCGGCCGGGCCCGACCCTCCTACTGCGGCCCGCCGGAGTTCCACCTCAGCTGCATCGACGACACGCCCGAGTTGACCATCGCGGCCCTGAGCTACCGGGTTCTCAAACTCGACCCGGTTCACGAGAACCTCACCCTCGCCCGCTCCGACCTCTGGAACTCGACCTGCACCGACAAACTCGGGAACTCGACTCTCGAGTCCGAGTTCTTCACCTACGATGATGACGACGACATGGACGTCACCATTTTCTACGGCTGTAATTCCACCTTAATCAGTCCTAAACCTGAAAACTGGTTTTTCTGCGACCTTAACTTGACTTTCGACGACGCTTATTACGTGATAGGGCCGGCGCCGCTCGATCCGATCATGAGCGGGTTCAAGTGCTCCGTCGGGATTACGGTGCCGATTCTCAAAACCACGGCGGCGGTGCTGGTCGGCAACCGGTCTCTGTTTGGAGAGGCGATCAAGACCGGCTTCAATGTCCATTATACCAACCCGTACGAGAAGCAGTGCGCTAAGTGTCTCAATGTCAATGGGCTTTGCGGGTTTGACTCGGATAAGAACCGACCCGTTTGCATTTGCGGCAATCGAGTCTGTAATCCAGCAG GTAAAGGAAAGCCAATAAAGTTAATTGGGAGCCTTACGGTTGTTTGTTTTATCGGTGTATTGGGTGCCATAGTGTTCGGTTTCTGCAGAATGAGAGCTAAGCAAAAAG GACACATCAAATTAACAAGGAAACACATCAAAATAACAAGGGACACCCTTCAAGAATATATAGGTGGAAAACATGATCTGTCTGAGTTAATGATCTATGATTTTGATAGCATATTAGTTGCTACGGACAATTTCAGCATAGAAAACAAACTCGGGCAAGGAGGCTTTGGTCCAGTTTATTgg GGTAAGCTAGCAGAAGGGAAGGAAATAGCAGTAAAAAGACTGTCCAGTACCTCAGGGCAAGGTGTAGTGGAGTTCAAGAATGAAATGTTATTGATCTCCAATCTCCAACACAAAAATCTTGTCAGAATCATGGGTTGCTGCGTTAAAGAGGATGAGAAGTTACTGATTTATGAGTTCATGCCAAACAAAAGCTTGGATACTTTTCTTTTCG ATTCGACGAGAAGAGCAGTGCTTGATTGGGGTACACGTTTTAATATTATTCAAGGTGTTGCCAGAGGGCTTGTTTATCTCCATCACGATTCGTATTTGAAG attttggaTTGGCACGTTCAGTTGAAGGGACACAGAATTTAG
- the LOC139193775 gene encoding G-type lectin S-receptor-like serine/threonine-protein kinase At1g61500 isoform X1, with amino-acid sequence MLPLIFLFFFFCSVDVTRSFPADADLSNCTQTFDCGPFRNLTYPFTGRARPSYCGPPEFHLSCIDDTPELTIAALSYRVLKLDPVHENLTLARSDLWNSTCTDKLGNSTLESEFFTYDDDDDMDVTIFYGCNSTLISPKPENWFFCDLNLTFDDAYYVIGPAPLDPIMSGFKCSVGITVPILKTTAAVLVGNRSLFGEAIKTGFNVHYTNPYEKQCAKCLNVNGLCGFDSDKNRPVCICGNRVCNPAGKGKPIKLIGSLTVVCFIGVLGAIVFGFCRMRAKQKGHIKLTRKHIKITRDTLQEYIGGKHDLSELMIYDFDSILVATDNFSIENKLGQGGFGPVYWGKLAEGKEIAVKRLSSTSGQGVVEFKNEMLLISNLQHKNLVRIMGCCVKEDEKLLIYEFMPNKSLDTFLFDSTRRAVLDWGTRFNIIQGVARGLVYLHHDSYLKVIHRDLKVSNILLDEKMNPKISDFGLARSVEGTQNLENTQRVAGTRGYMSPEYAMGGIFSQKSDVYSFGVLVLEIISSKKNTAFYIYDRQLGLLAYAWQLWKEGRELELVDEMLAAESDSASEVMKCVHIGLLCVQDNAMDRPSMQDVVFMLNGSTTVIGGAQPKQPLFTIQNSLSSSTTAFEYFPHK; translated from the exons ATGCTCCCActcatcttccttttctttttcttctgctcCGTCGACGTTACGAGATCATTCCCCGCCGATGCCGACCTCTCCAACTGCACCCAAACCTTCGACTGCGGGCCCTTCCGGAACCTCACCTACCCCTTCACCGGCCGGGCCCGACCCTCCTACTGCGGCCCGCCGGAGTTCCACCTCAGCTGCATCGACGACACGCCCGAGTTGACCATCGCGGCCCTGAGCTACCGGGTTCTCAAACTCGACCCGGTTCACGAGAACCTCACCCTCGCCCGCTCCGACCTCTGGAACTCGACCTGCACCGACAAACTCGGGAACTCGACTCTCGAGTCCGAGTTCTTCACCTACGATGATGACGACGACATGGACGTCACCATTTTCTACGGCTGTAATTCCACCTTAATCAGTCCTAAACCTGAAAACTGGTTTTTCTGCGACCTTAACTTGACTTTCGACGACGCTTATTACGTGATAGGGCCGGCGCCGCTCGATCCGATCATGAGCGGGTTCAAGTGCTCCGTCGGGATTACGGTGCCGATTCTCAAAACCACGGCGGCGGTGCTGGTCGGCAACCGGTCTCTGTTTGGAGAGGCGATCAAGACCGGCTTCAATGTCCATTATACCAACCCGTACGAGAAGCAGTGCGCTAAGTGTCTCAATGTCAATGGGCTTTGCGGGTTTGACTCGGATAAGAACCGACCCGTTTGCATTTGCGGCAATCGAGTCTGTAATCCAGCAG GTAAAGGAAAGCCAATAAAGTTAATTGGGAGCCTTACGGTTGTTTGTTTTATCGGTGTATTGGGTGCCATAGTGTTCGGTTTCTGCAGAATGAGAGCTAAGCAAAAAG GACACATCAAATTAACAAGGAAACACATCAAAATAACAAGGGACACCCTTCAAGAATATATAGGTGGAAAACATGATCTGTCTGAGTTAATGATCTATGATTTTGATAGCATATTAGTTGCTACGGACAATTTCAGCATAGAAAACAAACTCGGGCAAGGAGGCTTTGGTCCAGTTTATTgg GGTAAGCTAGCAGAAGGGAAGGAAATAGCAGTAAAAAGACTGTCCAGTACCTCAGGGCAAGGTGTAGTGGAGTTCAAGAATGAAATGTTATTGATCTCCAATCTCCAACACAAAAATCTTGTCAGAATCATGGGTTGCTGCGTTAAAGAGGATGAGAAGTTACTGATTTATGAGTTCATGCCAAACAAAAGCTTGGATACTTTTCTTTTCG ATTCGACGAGAAGAGCAGTGCTTGATTGGGGTACACGTTTTAATATTATTCAAGGTGTTGCCAGAGGGCTTGTTTATCTCCATCACGATTCGTATTTGAAGGTAATACATAGAGACCTAAAAGTGAGCAACATTCTTTTGGATGAGAaaatgaacccaaaaatttcagattttggaTTGGCACGTTCAGTTGAAGGGACACAGAATTTAGAAAATACTCAGAGAGTTGCCGGAACGCG TGGATATATGTCTCCGGAGTATGCCATGGGTGgaatattttctcaaaaatctgATGTCTACAGCTTTGGggtcttggtattggagattatcaGCAGCAAGAAGAATACCGCCTTCTATATCTATGATCGACAGCTAGGCTTACTAGCCTATGCATGGCAGCTATGGAAGGAAGGCAGGGAATTGGAGTTGGTAGATGAAATGCTGGCGGCTGAATCAGATTCGGCTTCAGAAGTAATGAAATGTGTGCATATTGGGCTGCTTTGTGTACAGGACAATGCGATGGATAGGCCGAGCATGCAGGATGTAGTTTTTATGCTAAATGGTTCCACAACTGTAATTGGTGGTGCACAACCTAAGCAGCCTCTATTCACTATCCAAAACAGTCTCTCATCCTCAACCACAGCCTTCGAATACTTTCCTCACAAATGA